Proteins encoded together in one Vigna angularis cultivar LongXiaoDou No.4 chromosome 5, ASM1680809v1, whole genome shotgun sequence window:
- the LOC108319557 gene encoding auxin-responsive protein SAUR78: MKKINLLLRKCKSLSRQLGRSSSYSSLRSKSTKEDIWGGHGMQEDEHCETVFVGSTRKRYVISKKYLNHPLLNELINKSKPKGSDESSVLVVNCEVVLFDHLLWMLENADPKFSSESLEELAELYVF; this comes from the coding sequence atGAAAAAGATCAATCTTTTACTCAGAAAATGCAAGAGTTTGTCAAGGCAGCTAGGGAGATCTTCATCATACAGTAGCCTGAGGTCCAAATCCACAAAAGAAGACATATGGGGTGGCCATGGCATGCAAGAAGATGAACATTGTGAAACAGTGTTTGTTGGTAGCACAAGAAAACGGTATGTGATCAGCAAAAAGTATCTGAATCATCCTCTTCTGAATGAACTTATCAACAAGTCAAAGCCAAAGGGTAGTGATGAGAGTAGTGTTTTGGTGGTGAACTGTGAGGTGGTTCTCTTTGATCATCTTTTGTGGATGCTAGAAAATGCAGATCCTAAGTTTAGTTCTGAGTCTTTGGAGGAATTGGCCGAACTCTACGTGTTTTGA